A window of Pyrobaculum aerophilum str. IM2 contains these coding sequences:
- the cutA gene encoding divalent-cation tolerance protein CutA: MYSVVLITAPDRETAKKVARHVLEKRLAACVNMAGVSSMYWWEGKIEEADEVLLIVKTSADKVEELIKEVKAIHPYQVPEIIALPIASGYREYLKWVERETHA, encoded by the coding sequence ACGGCTCCAGATAGAGAAACGGCAAAAAAAGTGGCACGGCACGTTTTAGAAAAGCGACTAGCGGCATGTGTAAATATGGCGGGCGTGTCGTCTATGTACTGGTGGGAGGGTAAAATAGAGGAGGCCGACGAAGTGTTGTTAATTGTTAAGACAAGTGCAGATAAAGTTGAGGAGCTTATAAAAGAGGTGAAGGCTATACACCCCTATCAAGTGCCTGAAATAATAGCGTTGCCAATAGCCTCTGGCTACAGGGAATATTTAAAATGGGTAGAGAGGGAGACCCATGCCTAG
- a CDS encoding 2,3-bisphosphoglycerate-independent phosphoglycerate mutase has translation MPSVLWVLFDGGADRPVGRKTPFYVAFKPTIDYLSSLGSCGMLDPISPGIRPGSDTAHLALFGYDPYKYYTGRGAFEALGADVALKPGDVAFRTNLATVDEAGVVIDRRAGRYIAPEEARSVEEVINKIGEEIGKKYGVDVFYKSTVEHRGVLVIRGPVSHRVSDTDPHRVGAKILRSEPLERSKEAALTAEVVNEITLRFMEISKELEINKARRLQGKLPINAILLRGGGYMPQIEPIREKYNIRAAAIAGVALIRGVARAVGMDVYTAPGLGGTKDDVFDQAVKLAVELMSKYDVVFLHVKGTDSTSHDGDFNGKVSVIERLDKALAPYLDKLLNNYFVVTSDHATPVSVKEHTGEPVPILLYGPDVVQDDVSKFSELTCWRGALGRIRGIDVMPILGSYLGLTEKFGE, from the coding sequence ATGCCTAGCGTGTTGTGGGTGTTATTTGACGGAGGCGCCGACAGGCCCGTTGGCAGAAAAACGCCGTTTTATGTGGCGTTTAAGCCAACAATTGACTACTTGTCCTCTTTGGGATCTTGCGGAATGCTTGACCCCATATCTCCGGGGATCCGGCCCGGTTCGGATACAGCACATTTAGCGCTGTTTGGATACGATCCGTATAAATACTACACTGGCCGCGGCGCTTTTGAAGCCCTGGGGGCAGACGTGGCTTTAAAACCCGGCGATGTGGCTTTCAGAACAAATCTCGCCACAGTTGACGAGGCGGGGGTGGTTATAGACAGGCGTGCCGGCCGTTATATTGCCCCTGAAGAAGCCAGGTCGGTGGAGGAAGTAATAAATAAAATTGGCGAAGAGATAGGCAAGAAATACGGCGTGGATGTTTTTTATAAGTCGACGGTGGAACACAGAGGAGTGTTAGTTATCCGAGGCCCAGTGAGCCACCGCGTTAGCGACACAGACCCCCACAGAGTGGGGGCTAAAATTCTGCGGTCTGAGCCCTTGGAGAGAAGCAAAGAGGCGGCTTTAACAGCGGAGGTGGTAAATGAAATTACGCTGCGCTTTATGGAGATCTCTAAGGAGTTAGAAATAAACAAGGCCAGAAGATTACAAGGCAAGTTGCCGATAAACGCAATTTTGCTTAGAGGCGGCGGCTACATGCCTCAAATTGAGCCAATAAGAGAGAAGTATAACATTAGAGCCGCGGCGATTGCCGGAGTTGCTTTGATAAGAGGAGTAGCCCGCGCAGTTGGTATGGATGTCTATACAGCCCCAGGGCTCGGCGGCACGAAAGACGACGTGTTTGACCAAGCTGTTAAACTCGCCGTTGAGTTAATGTCTAAATACGACGTTGTTTTCCTACACGTAAAGGGCACAGACAGCACTAGTCACGACGGGGACTTCAACGGAAAAGTATCTGTAATTGAGAGACTAGACAAAGCCCTAGCCCCGTATTTAGACAAGCTGTTAAACAATTACTTCGTCGTGACGTCAGATCACGCCACGCCGGTGAGCGTAAAGGAACACACGGGCGAGCCCGTGCCGATATTGCTATACGGGCCAGACGTTGTGCAAGACGACGTTAGTAAATTTTCCGAACTCACCTGTTGGAGAGGAGCATTGGGGAGGATAAGAGGAATAGACGTAATGCCAATACTCGGCAGTTATTTAGGCTTAACGGAAAAATTCGGCGAGTAA